A region of Streptomyces paludis DNA encodes the following proteins:
- a CDS encoding CpaF family protein, with protein MSLRARISSPEPTNGQSEESLLVGVYRAKLLEEIDLAEMSALAAAERRARLERVLSHIISREGPVLSTGERTQLIRRVVDEALGLGILEPLLEDASISEIMVNGADQVFVERNGRLELLPMRFTSNEQLMQTIERIVSTVNRRVDEANPMVDARLPSGERVNVIIPPLSLTGPILTIRRFPRAFTLQEMIGLGSLDEQMMVLLAGLVRAKFNVIVSGATGTGKTTLLNSLSGLIPNGERIVTIEDSAELQLQQSHVITLESRPSNVEGKGQITIRDLVRNSLRMRPDRIIVGEVRGGETLDMLQAMSTGHDGSLATVHANSAEDALMRLQTLASMSEVEIPFVAIKDQINSAVDVIVQLTRHADGSRRITEIAIVDSHGREEYRIVSVCRYHARPMSADGRVHGTFEYYPLPRRIAERLYLKSEPVPPAFGVATSEKELAVRRTAA; from the coding sequence ATGAGCCTCAGAGCGCGCATCAGCAGCCCCGAACCGACGAACGGGCAGAGCGAGGAGAGCCTTCTCGTCGGGGTCTACCGCGCCAAGCTCCTGGAGGAGATCGACCTCGCGGAGATGTCCGCGCTCGCGGCGGCCGAGCGCCGGGCCCGTCTCGAACGCGTGCTGAGCCACATCATCAGCCGCGAGGGCCCGGTCCTCTCCACCGGCGAACGCACCCAGCTCATCCGCCGGGTCGTCGACGAGGCCCTCGGGCTCGGCATTCTGGAGCCGCTCCTCGAAGACGCCTCCATCAGCGAGATCATGGTGAACGGCGCGGACCAGGTCTTTGTCGAGCGCAACGGGCGGCTGGAGCTGCTGCCGATGCGCTTCACCTCCAACGAGCAGCTGATGCAGACCATCGAGCGCATCGTCTCGACCGTCAACCGCCGTGTCGACGAGGCAAATCCGATGGTCGACGCCCGTCTCCCGTCCGGCGAGCGCGTCAACGTGATCATTCCGCCGCTCTCCCTCACCGGCCCCATCCTCACCATCCGCCGCTTCCCGCGCGCCTTCACCCTTCAGGAGATGATCGGCCTCGGCTCGCTGGACGAGCAGATGATGGTCCTGCTGGCCGGGCTGGTGCGCGCGAAGTTCAATGTGATCGTCTCCGGGGCCACCGGCACGGGCAAGACGACCCTGCTCAACTCGCTCTCCGGGCTGATCCCCAACGGCGAGCGCATCGTCACCATCGAGGACTCGGCCGAACTCCAGCTCCAGCAGTCGCATGTGATCACGCTGGAGAGCCGCCCCTCGAACGTCGAGGGCAAGGGCCAGATCACCATCCGCGACCTCGTACGCAACTCCCTGCGTATGCGACCCGACCGCATCATCGTCGGTGAGGTCCGCGGCGGGGAGACCCTCGACATGCTCCAGGCGATGTCCACCGGTCACGACGGATCGCTGGCCACCGTCCACGCCAACAGCGCGGAGGACGCGCTGATGCGGCTCCAGACGCTGGCGTCCATGTCGGAGGTGGAGATCCCGTTCGTGGCGATCAAGGACCAGATCAACAGCGCCGTCGATGTCATCGTCCAGCTCACCCGGCACGCCGACGGCTCCCGCCGGATCACCGAGATCGCCATTGTCGACTCGCACGGCCGGGAGGAGTACCGGATCGTCTCCGTCTGCCGCTATCACGCGCGGCCGATGAGTGCGGACGGGCGGGTCCACGGCACGTTCGAGTACTACCCGCTGCCGCGCCGGATCGCGGAACGGCTCTACCTGAAGAGCGAACCCGTACCGCCGGCCTTCGGGGTCGCGACCTCGGAGAAGGAGCTGGCCGTACGCAGGACGGCGGCCTGA
- a CDS encoding type II secretion system F family protein, with amino-acid sequence MDNLPLLTIGVTLLTCVLGVVGVHVYASGKTQQQMLIDRMSYTGPMETATGRRRRFAGFDRWLRRTSLGKRIERKIGATGLDLTVGEYAVYVAGGVLSLYFVVGAVFAPFFGALAVLIGVWGGNAFLNWQRVKRTEAFINQLPELTRVLANATHAGLAMRTALAMAAEELEDPAGEELHRVADQLAVGHSLDDALGELADRLPSRELVVLVTTLVLSSRAGGQVVSSLRNLTETLEERKETRREVKTMLSQVKVTALAVPLLGLGFLLMINATTPGALDKMTGSVVGQVGTVVAFALYAVGYLLIGRMSRVKV; translated from the coding sequence ATGGATAATCTCCCGCTCCTGACGATCGGCGTCACACTGCTCACCTGTGTGCTCGGGGTCGTCGGCGTGCACGTGTACGCGTCGGGCAAGACGCAGCAGCAGATGCTCATCGACCGGATGTCCTACACGGGACCGATGGAGACGGCCACCGGCCGGCGCCGCCGCTTCGCGGGCTTCGACCGGTGGCTGCGCAGGACGTCGCTCGGCAAGCGCATCGAGCGCAAGATCGGGGCGACGGGCCTCGATCTGACGGTGGGCGAGTACGCCGTGTACGTCGCGGGCGGAGTGCTGTCGCTGTACTTCGTCGTCGGCGCGGTCTTCGCGCCCTTCTTCGGGGCCCTGGCCGTGCTGATCGGGGTCTGGGGCGGCAACGCCTTCCTCAACTGGCAGCGGGTGAAACGTACGGAGGCGTTCATCAACCAGCTCCCCGAGCTGACCCGGGTCCTCGCCAACGCCACCCACGCCGGGCTCGCGATGCGCACCGCGCTCGCGATGGCCGCCGAGGAACTGGAGGATCCGGCCGGCGAGGAGCTGCACCGGGTCGCCGACCAGCTCGCCGTCGGGCACTCGCTGGACGACGCCCTCGGTGAACTCGCCGACCGGCTGCCCTCGCGCGAACTGGTCGTGCTCGTCACCACGCTGGTGCTGTCCAGCCGGGCGGGTGGCCAGGTGGTCAGCTCGCTGCGCAACCTCACGGAGACGCTGGAGGAGCGCAAGGAGACCCGCCGTGAGGTCAAGACGATGCTCTCGCAGGTGAAGGTCACCGCGCTGGCGGTCCCCCTGCTCGGCCTCGGCTTCCTGCTGATGATCAACGCGACGACACCGGGCGCGCTGGACAAGATGACGGGTTCGGTGGTGGGCCAGGTGGGGACCGTCGTCGCCTTCGCCCTGTACGCCGTCGGCTATCTCCTGATCGGGCGCATGTCCCGGGTCAAGGTCTGA
- a CDS encoding DUF5936 domain-containing protein, with amino-acid sequence MGLLYAVLVGLGVYGVFHGVRMYRADARLPGDLALALEVGATRTTAVGSGIDRLGMRWAPSVLRMMGPKRVDALRRRLDMAGNPGGMTVDRFAARRAVYGALGALAALAMLARGQTVVALVALAYGLVWPDVIIRASIRRRKTDIERTLPDFLDVLAVVVSAGLGFRQALERVASKYSGPWADELSVTLRQMDMGVSRRDAFEQLRKRNASEQVSMFVTALQQGEELGAPIVDTLIQIANDMRRADAQSARRSAAQAVPKSTLVVTMVMLPATMILIVLSFYYGSGVDFASILSG; translated from the coding sequence ATGGGACTTCTCTACGCCGTCCTCGTGGGGCTCGGTGTGTACGGCGTCTTCCACGGCGTCCGCATGTACCGCGCGGACGCCCGGCTGCCGGGAGACCTCGCGCTGGCCCTTGAGGTCGGTGCCACCCGTACCACCGCCGTGGGTTCGGGGATCGACCGGCTGGGCATGCGCTGGGCGCCCAGCGTGCTCAGGATGATGGGCCCCAAGCGCGTCGACGCGCTGCGCCGGCGGCTCGACATGGCGGGCAACCCGGGCGGTATGACCGTCGACCGGTTCGCCGCCCGGCGCGCGGTGTACGGCGCCCTCGGCGCGCTCGCCGCCCTCGCGATGCTCGCCAGGGGGCAGACGGTCGTGGCGCTGGTGGCGCTGGCGTACGGTCTGGTCTGGCCCGATGTGATCATCAGGGCGTCCATCCGGCGCCGTAAGACGGATATCGAGCGCACCCTGCCCGACTTCCTCGATGTCCTCGCCGTCGTCGTCTCCGCCGGTCTGGGCTTCCGTCAGGCGCTGGAGCGGGTCGCGAGCAAGTACAGCGGCCCCTGGGCGGACGAACTGAGCGTGACCCTGCGCCAGATGGACATGGGCGTCAGCCGCCGCGACGCGTTCGAGCAGTTGCGCAAGCGCAACGCGTCGGAGCAGGTGTCGATGTTCGTCACGGCGCTCCAGCAGGGCGAGGAGCTGGGCGCCCCCATCGTCGACACGCTGATCCAGATAGCCAACGACATGCGCCGCGCGGACGCCCAGAGCGCCCGGCGCAGCGCGGCCCAGGCCGTACCGAAGAGCACGCTTGTCGTGACCATGGTGATGCTGCCCGCCACCATGATTCTGATCGTGCTCAGCTTCTACTACGGATCCGGCGTCGACTTCGCGAGCATTCTCTCCGGATGA
- a CDS encoding sensor histidine kinase produces the protein MAQKTLTLTGGNTSEVPRSAVTAPSRLPPLPIQVNALQALCRQTFGFRLAMIALAAPFALARTSSPLGTWLVSASVLVTFMVSYVLLRDWERFGPILLRHPALLAADMSFGALLLVTASPDSTLAYVTICTPLLAGLVYGWRGAAVFAVLQSLIVAAAYAVNPDAKAGFTALLLPGLCVIAGAIGSTLRNLMLGFGAASQALTEARARLAVAGAVEEERARLAREMHDSVAKTLHGLAMAADGLAGSAGRLDPGTVKRQAELVARSARRAAAESRELLSDLRRESGLDGGVDVLAELASRTNDFARRHGVEATFRQIGNASVPPLPHAVARHALTIATEAMENAQRHARPNYVNVAAGIVGDVLRISVYDDGPGLPPGTTLDDLRRAGHFGLVGMVERAASIGARIRIGRGRAARGTEVRLDLPAVVLATTGAEPAGAPLLT, from the coding sequence ATGGCTCAGAAGACCCTCACCCTCACGGGCGGGAACACCAGCGAAGTACCCCGCTCGGCGGTAACCGCCCCGAGCCGGCTGCCCCCGCTGCCCATCCAGGTCAACGCCCTCCAGGCGCTCTGCCGGCAGACCTTCGGCTTCCGGCTGGCGATGATCGCGCTCGCCGCGCCCTTCGCCCTCGCGCGCACGTCCTCGCCGCTGGGGACCTGGCTCGTCAGCGCGTCCGTACTCGTCACGTTCATGGTGTCGTACGTACTGCTGCGCGACTGGGAGCGGTTCGGGCCGATCCTGCTGCGCCATCCCGCGCTGCTCGCCGCCGACATGTCCTTCGGCGCGCTGCTCCTGGTGACGGCGTCCCCGGACTCGACGCTCGCGTACGTCACGATCTGCACGCCGCTGCTCGCCGGGCTCGTGTACGGCTGGCGCGGCGCCGCCGTCTTCGCCGTGCTCCAGTCCCTGATCGTCGCCGCCGCCTACGCAGTCAACCCCGACGCGAAGGCCGGGTTCACCGCGCTGCTCCTGCCGGGCCTCTGCGTCATCGCGGGCGCGATCGGCAGCACCCTGCGCAACCTCATGCTCGGCTTCGGCGCCGCCAGCCAGGCCCTGACCGAGGCGCGCGCCCGGCTCGCCGTGGCCGGCGCCGTCGAGGAGGAACGGGCCCGGCTCGCCCGCGAGATGCACGACTCGGTGGCCAAGACCCTGCACGGCCTCGCCATGGCGGCCGACGGCCTCGCCGGCTCGGCCGGCCGGCTCGACCCCGGGACCGTCAAGCGCCAGGCGGAGCTGGTGGCGCGGTCGGCGCGCCGGGCGGCGGCCGAGTCGCGCGAACTGCTCTCGGACCTGCGGCGTGAGTCCGGACTCGACGGCGGCGTGGACGTCCTGGCCGAACTCGCTTCCCGTACGAACGACTTCGCGCGCCGCCACGGGGTCGAGGCGACCTTCCGGCAGATCGGCAACGCCTCCGTACCGCCCCTGCCGCACGCCGTCGCGCGGCACGCGCTGACCATCGCGACGGAGGCGATGGAGAACGCGCAGCGCCACGCCCGCCCCAACTACGTGAACGTCGCGGCCGGGATCGTGGGCGATGTGCTGCGCATCAGCGTCTACGACGACGGCCCGGGCCTGCCGCCCGGCACCACCCTCGACGACCTCCGCCGGGCGGGCCACTTCGGCCTGGTCGGGATGGTCGAACGGGCCGCCTCCATCGGGGCCCGGATCCGGATCGGACGCGGCAGGGCGGCCCGGGGCACGGAGGTACGGCTGGATCTCCCGGCGGTGGTTCTGGCCACGACGGGGGCAGAACCCGCAGGGGCCCCGCTACTGACCTGA
- a CDS encoding response regulator transcription factor, with protein sequence MPDDIASPPPTSVPSVPPVPPALSATSVAPDATTPAGLPDFPPTMPAAPALRVVVADDNPVVRAGLTVLLSGRDDIEVVAEASDGRQAYEQALLTRPDVILLDVRMPGVDGISALPHLVRLAPVLMMTYSRESRIVHEALRLGAGGYLVHGEFTADQLVHAVQDIKQGRAHFTYSASSALLATVRGGGPGGPGGADGTGGTAGAEPLPEGLGTAFTGPGYIPAVPEQLSATAHGAPPGHPPYFPPMPPTNSQVRQVEQGLSRQQFAQDASLSQADVAHSFQGRQQAAPAGHSAPRGNLYSELSQREVEIMDLIASGMTNQQIAAACFISQKTVKNHINRIFAKLNAASRGEAIALWNGIARGGASRHG encoded by the coding sequence ATGCCGGACGACATCGCGAGCCCGCCCCCCACTTCCGTACCGTCCGTACCGCCTGTACCGCCAGCACTTTCGGCGACCTCTGTGGCACCCGACGCGACCACTCCCGCGGGACTGCCCGACTTCCCGCCGACGATGCCCGCCGCCCCGGCGCTGCGCGTGGTGGTCGCCGACGACAACCCGGTGGTACGCGCCGGTCTCACCGTCCTGCTCTCCGGCCGCGACGACATAGAGGTCGTCGCGGAGGCGTCGGACGGCCGACAGGCGTACGAGCAGGCCCTGCTCACCCGGCCCGATGTCATCCTGCTGGACGTGCGGATGCCCGGCGTCGACGGCATCTCCGCCCTGCCGCACCTGGTGCGCCTCGCGCCGGTGCTGATGATGACGTACAGCCGGGAGAGCCGGATCGTCCACGAGGCGCTGCGGCTGGGCGCCGGCGGCTATCTGGTTCACGGCGAGTTCACCGCCGACCAACTGGTCCACGCCGTACAGGACATCAAGCAGGGCCGGGCCCACTTCACCTACTCCGCCTCCAGCGCGCTGCTGGCGACGGTGCGGGGCGGGGGCCCCGGCGGTCCCGGCGGGGCCGACGGTACGGGTGGGACCGCCGGGGCTGAGCCGCTGCCCGAGGGACTGGGTACGGCGTTCACCGGCCCCGGCTACATACCCGCCGTTCCCGAGCAACTATCTGCAACCGCACACGGTGCGCCGCCTGGACATCCGCCGTATTTTCCGCCCATGCCGCCAACGAACTCGCAGGTGAGGCAAGTTGAGCAAGGGTTGAGCAGGCAACAATTTGCTCAAGATGCTTCGCTTTCGCAAGCGGATGTGGCACATTCGTTCCAAGGGCGCCAGCAGGCCGCCCCCGCCGGGCATTCCGCGCCACGCGGGAACCTGTACTCCGAGTTGAGTCAGCGGGAGGTGGAGATCATGGATCTGATCGCGTCGGGTATGACCAATCAGCAGATCGCCGCCGCCTGCTTCATCAGCCAGAAGACCGTCAAGAACCACATCAACCGCATCTTCGCCAAGCTGAACGCCGCCAGCCGAGGCGAGGCCATCGCCCTCTGGAACGGCATCGCGCGAGGGGGTGCGAGCCGCCATGGCTGA
- a CDS encoding pilus assembly protein TadG-related protein, with protein sequence MTVRRTSESGQAAPIYITMVAGLLFLALAFFAVGQAGATRNSAQSAADAAALAAAQESRDVFRADLLANLLNPGFLDGIFNRNPIGTPFGCAAAARFADENKADLEGCGRSGAYSWGFKVDVVTQKPVGASILPGTETKHAKAHATAIVKPRCTFEAAEVEETPPGNGDDPVDEDDPENAEPQSPGELVCGGRGNWKIDPEHLDLLPDMADLFSVRLAKD encoded by the coding sequence GTGACCGTTCGCAGGACCAGCGAGTCAGGGCAGGCCGCACCCATCTACATCACGATGGTGGCGGGCCTGCTCTTTCTCGCGCTCGCGTTCTTCGCGGTCGGCCAGGCCGGCGCGACTCGCAACAGCGCCCAGTCCGCGGCGGACGCCGCGGCTCTGGCCGCGGCCCAGGAATCCCGAGATGTGTTCCGCGCCGACCTGCTGGCGAATCTGCTGAACCCCGGTTTCCTTGACGGCATCTTCAACCGCAACCCGATCGGCACTCCCTTCGGCTGTGCCGCCGCGGCCCGTTTCGCGGATGAGAACAAGGCCGATCTGGAAGGCTGCGGCCGGTCCGGCGCGTACTCCTGGGGCTTCAAGGTCGACGTCGTCACCCAGAAGCCGGTGGGGGCCAGCATCCTGCCGGGCACGGAGACCAAGCACGCCAAGGCCCATGCCACGGCGATCGTCAAGCCCCGGTGCACTTTCGAGGCGGCTGAAGTGGAAGAGACACCGCCGGGGAACGGGGATGACCCGGTGGACGAGGACGACCCGGAGAATGCCGAACCGCAGTCACCGGGTGAACTCGTATGCGGCGGCAGAGGGAACTGGAAGATCGATCCGGAGCATCTCGATCTGCTTCCCGATATGGCCGACCTCTTCTCCGTCCGACTGGCCAAGGACTGA
- a CDS encoding OmpA family protein has translation MAPTTPQALLAARRPAATALAAAVLLAGVQFTLASGARADESPSTPPGTESTSPPPEVDGNAPGLKLRSGATLAPAKVLDIISVVESEGGDERREDTNENVKFALQAEVLFGKDSATLSSQANGRIAAIANEIKKQGTTKVRVFGFTDNLGTYAHGKVLSKQRADAVQKVLNQQLNDPSITYEIRGYSEDYPIADNSTEEGRKKNRRVEVSFPRGG, from the coding sequence ATGGCTCCCACGACGCCCCAGGCGCTCCTCGCGGCCAGGCGTCCCGCCGCCACCGCTCTCGCCGCCGCCGTGCTCCTCGCCGGCGTGCAGTTCACGCTCGCGTCGGGCGCCCGTGCCGACGAGAGTCCGAGCACTCCGCCCGGCACCGAGTCGACGTCCCCGCCGCCCGAGGTGGACGGTAACGCGCCCGGTCTCAAGCTCCGTTCCGGTGCCACGCTTGCGCCGGCGAAGGTGCTGGACATCATCTCCGTCGTCGAGTCCGAGGGCGGCGACGAGCGCCGTGAGGACACCAACGAGAACGTGAAGTTCGCGCTCCAGGCCGAAGTCCTCTTCGGCAAGGACAGCGCGACACTCAGCAGCCAGGCCAACGGCCGTATCGCCGCCATCGCCAACGAGATCAAGAAGCAGGGCACGACGAAGGTCCGTGTCTTCGGCTTCACGGACAACCTGGGCACGTACGCGCACGGCAAGGTGCTCTCCAAGCAGCGCGCCGACGCCGTTCAGAAGGTCCTCAACCAGCAGCTCAACGACCCCTCCATCACCTACGAGATCCGCGGTTACAGCGAGGACTACCCGATCGCGGACAACAGCACGGAGGAAGGCCGCAAGAAGAACCGTCGCGTGGAGGTCTCCTTCCCACGCGGCGGTTAG
- a CDS encoding DUF192 domain-containing protein, giving the protein MGTWRNGTGRLTVEGRDSTVALEIAASYGTRRRGLLGRDGIEGALLITPCNSVHTFRMRFPIDVAYLDKELNVVDVHTLKPGRLPLPRLKARHVLEAEAGAMARWGLRPGGRVTVSGSGSGSVSGVEAERDDAAGPAA; this is encoded by the coding sequence ATGGGTACTTGGCGGAATGGCACCGGACGGCTGACGGTCGAGGGGCGGGACTCCACGGTCGCCCTGGAGATCGCCGCTTCGTACGGGACACGGCGGCGCGGGCTGCTCGGACGCGACGGGATCGAGGGCGCGCTGCTGATCACACCGTGCAATAGCGTGCACACCTTCCGGATGCGGTTCCCGATCGATGTGGCCTATCTGGACAAGGAGTTGAACGTCGTCGATGTCCACACCCTCAAGCCGGGCCGGCTCCCGCTGCCCCGGCTGAAGGCCCGCCATGTGCTGGAGGCCGAGGCCGGGGCGATGGCGCGCTGGGGGCTGAGGCCGGGGGGACGGGTGACGGTGAGCGGGAGCGGGAGCGGGAGCGTGAGCGGGGTTGAGGCCGAGCGCGACGACGCCGCGGGCCCGGCTGCGTGA
- a CDS encoding prepilin peptidase, with amino-acid sequence MYATLIAAAALWGAAAGIPLPRAAYRLSVEPDVPWRDTCPAGHTLTGPARGWLGRPVCPPCATTTAPVAGTRTEAHTSAEACTSAEARTETATEAASEPGTPAPAGPRYGGLVAVPLLTALVCAVLAAGTGARPELAVWLLLTPFAVLLALVDRRVHRLPDQVTLPLAAGAAVLLGAAALLPGGAGSYATALLGGLALGGCYVVLFLINPNGLGFGDVKLALSLGVALGWYGWLVLFVGAFAGFLLGAVYGVGLMLLRRAGRKSAIPFGPFMIVGALLGILLGALAAA; translated from the coding sequence GTGTACGCCACGCTGATCGCCGCCGCCGCCCTGTGGGGCGCGGCCGCCGGAATCCCGCTGCCGCGCGCCGCCTACCGGCTCTCGGTCGAACCGGACGTTCCCTGGCGCGACACCTGCCCCGCCGGCCACACGCTCACCGGCCCCGCCCGGGGCTGGCTGGGCCGCCCGGTCTGCCCGCCCTGCGCCACCACGACGGCCCCGGTCGCCGGCACCCGAACAGAAGCGCACACGAGCGCGGAAGCGTGCACGAGCGCGGAGGCGCGTACGGAGACAGCGACCGAGGCGGCCTCCGAGCCCGGCACCCCGGCACCGGCCGGCCCGCGCTACGGCGGGCTCGTCGCCGTCCCGCTCCTCACCGCTCTCGTCTGCGCCGTGCTCGCCGCCGGCACCGGGGCCCGCCCCGAACTCGCCGTATGGCTGCTGCTCACCCCGTTCGCCGTGCTGCTCGCGCTCGTGGACCGCCGGGTCCACCGGCTCCCCGACCAGGTGACCCTGCCGCTCGCCGCGGGGGCGGCGGTGCTGCTGGGCGCCGCCGCGCTGCTGCCCGGCGGTGCGGGATCGTATGCGACGGCGCTGCTCGGCGGTCTCGCGCTCGGTGGCTGCTACGTCGTGCTGTTCCTGATCAACCCGAACGGCCTGGGCTTCGGGGATGTGAAGCTCGCGCTCTCGCTCGGGGTCGCCCTCGGCTGGTACGGCTGGCTGGTGCTGTTCGTCGGGGCGTTCGCGGGGTTCCTGCTGGGGGCGGTGTACGGGGTCGGGCTGATGCTGCTGCGCCGGGCGGGCCGCAAGTCGGCCATCCCGTTCGGGCCGTTCATGATCGTCGGCGCGCTGCTCGGCATCCTCCTGGGTGCCCTCGCCGCCGCCTGA
- a CDS encoding class I SAM-dependent methyltransferase has product MADRTSPRTFDELVAEAVAVPVDGWDFSWFDGRATEARPPWGYARAMGERVARATAVLDVQTGGGETFARALEPLAAVPDRPATAVATEGWPPNAVRAAALLRPLGATVVAAADAPTLPFADGAFDLVVSRHPVTVWWAEIARVLRPGGTYFSQEVGPASVFELVEFFRGPRSPEERSGRDPERAARAARAAGLDVVDLRTAALRTEFHDIGAVVHFLRKVVWMVPDFTVERYHDRLAELHRRIEAEGPFVATTTRFLIEAVKPAGPATPAAPRGPDRPTGPVPLVPYHS; this is encoded by the coding sequence ATGGCCGACAGGACATCCCCCCGTACCTTCGACGAACTGGTCGCCGAGGCCGTCGCCGTCCCCGTCGACGGCTGGGACTTCTCCTGGTTCGACGGCCGCGCCACCGAGGCCCGACCGCCCTGGGGGTACGCGCGGGCGATGGGGGAGCGGGTGGCCCGTGCCACCGCCGTGCTGGATGTCCAGACCGGGGGCGGCGAGACCTTCGCCCGCGCCCTGGAACCGCTCGCCGCCGTACCCGACCGGCCCGCGACGGCCGTCGCCACCGAGGGGTGGCCGCCCAACGCCGTCCGGGCCGCCGCGCTGCTCCGGCCGCTGGGGGCCACGGTCGTGGCCGCCGCCGACGCGCCGACACTGCCGTTCGCGGACGGCGCCTTCGACCTGGTGGTGAGCCGGCACCCGGTCACGGTGTGGTGGGCGGAGATCGCCCGGGTCCTGCGGCCGGGCGGCACCTACTTCTCCCAGGAGGTCGGCCCGGCCAGCGTCTTCGAACTCGTCGAGTTCTTCCGCGGCCCGCGGTCCCCGGAGGAACGGTCCGGACGCGACCCCGAGCGGGCCGCGCGCGCCGCCCGGGCGGCCGGGCTCGACGTCGTCGACCTGCGTACGGCAGCCCTGCGCACCGAGTTCCACGACATCGGGGCCGTCGTCCACTTCCTGCGCAAGGTCGTCTGGATGGTGCCGGACTTCACCGTCGAGCGGTACCACGACCGGCTGGCGGAGCTGCACCGCCGGATCGAGGCCGAGGGGCCCTTCGTGGCGACGACGACGCGCTTCCTGATCGAGGCGGTCAAGCCCGCCGGGCCCGCCACGCCCGCCGCACCTCGCGGGCCAGACAGGCCCACCGGGCCCGTACCGCTCGTTCCGTACCACTCCTGA
- the mgrA gene encoding L-glyceraldehyde 3-phosphate reductase, whose protein sequence is MNNSPSYRAADDRYASMEYRRSGRSGLKLPAISLGLWHNFGDDRTLDSQRAILRRAFDLGVTHFDLANNYGPPAGSAELNFGKIFAQDFSAYRDELIISTKAGYFMHSGPYGEWGSRKYLLSSLDASLKRMGLDHVDIFYSHRFDPHTPLEETMGALASAVRSGRALYAGVSSYTAAQTAEAARLLREMGVPALIHQPSYSMINRWTEDDGLLDTLESAGMGCISFVPLAQGLLTDKYLTGIPAGSRATQGKSLDPDLLSDEVLRRLRGLDGIARARGQSLAQLALTWVLRDPRMTSALIGASSVRQLEENVAAVGAGPLTAAELAEIDTFAVDTKGTNIWADRK, encoded by the coding sequence ATGAACAATTCTCCCTCCTACCGCGCGGCCGACGACCGGTACGCATCCATGGAGTACCGCCGCAGTGGCCGCAGCGGGCTGAAACTGCCCGCGATCTCCCTCGGCCTCTGGCACAACTTCGGCGATGACCGAACCCTTGATTCCCAGCGCGCGATCCTGCGTCGCGCCTTCGATCTGGGGGTTACGCACTTCGATCTGGCGAACAACTACGGGCCGCCCGCGGGCTCCGCCGAGTTGAATTTCGGCAAGATCTTCGCTCAGGACTTTTCGGCCTACCGGGATGAACTCATCATTTCGACCAAGGCCGGTTATTTCATGCATTCCGGCCCCTATGGGGAATGGGGCTCCCGGAAGTATCTGCTGTCCTCGCTGGACGCGTCTCTGAAGCGGATGGGCCTCGACCACGTCGACATCTTTTATTCCCACCGTTTCGATCCTCACACCCCGCTGGAGGAGACGATGGGCGCGCTGGCCTCGGCGGTGCGCAGCGGCCGGGCGCTCTACGCCGGGGTGTCCTCGTACACCGCGGCGCAGACCGCCGAGGCGGCGCGGCTGCTGCGGGAGATGGGTGTCCCGGCCCTGATCCACCAGCCGTCGTACTCGATGATCAACCGCTGGACGGAGGACGACGGGCTGCTGGACACGCTGGAGTCGGCCGGCATGGGCTGTATCTCCTTCGTCCCGCTCGCCCAGGGCCTGCTGACGGACAAGTACCTGACGGGCATCCCGGCCGGGTCCCGGGCCACCCAGGGCAAGTCCCTCGACCCGGACCTGCTGTCGGACGAGGTGCTGCGGCGGCTGCGCGGGCTGGACGGGATCGCGCGGGCGCGGGGGCAGTCGCTGGCGCAGCTGGCGCTGACGTGGGTGCTGCGCGACCCGCGGATGACCTCGGCGCTGATCGGGGCGTCGAGTGTGCGGCAGCTGGAGGAGAACGTCGCGGCGGTGGGGGCGGGCCCGCTCACGGCGGCGGAGCTGGCGGAGATCGACACGTTCGCGGTGGACACGAAGGGGACGAACATCTGGGCCGACCGGAAGTGA